One Setaria italica strain Yugu1 chromosome II, Setaria_italica_v2.0, whole genome shotgun sequence DNA segment encodes these proteins:
- the LOC101756984 gene encoding polygalacturonase, translating to MGSNIVVFLSATLLVFFLWSVGADKDINGITLRGRSLESKKVFNVRRYGAHGDGRHDDTRSIAKTWAAACSSSQSAVVLIPRGKRHLINHVTLSGPCKSSIMLMIEGTLMAPPKGSHWSKKTNRHWIMFNDVDGLTIAGGGTIDGNGKIWWQNSCKTNSRPPCKQAPTALTFYSCKNLKLENLKLVNSQQIHMSVEDCSHVKIARLSITAPGTSPNTDGIHITRSKHVQVRDCTIKTGDDCMSIEDGTENLHASNIVCGPGHGISIGSLGDRGSRAHVVNVTVDTAWLYGTANGARIKTWQGGRGYAKNIVFENMVMGDVRNPIVIDQNYCDSATPCRKQKSAVEVSNVLFKNIRGTSASKEAIKLRCSTSVPCHGITLENVKLTLKGGDGVAKSTCENAKWRKSGTVTPQPCTIGN from the exons ATGGGCTCCAATATTGTTGTTTTTTTGTCCGCAACTCTCCTGGTGTTCTTCTTGTGGAGTGTTGGAGCAGACAAAGACATCAATGGGATCACTCTTAGAGGCAGATCTTTAGAGTCAAAGAAGGTGTTCAATGTGCGTAGATATGGGGCTCATGGCGATGGACGCCATGACGACACAAGGTCAATTGCAAAAACCTGGGCTGCCGCATGCTCCTCTTCGCAATCTGCGGTCGTGCTCATTCCCAGGGGCAAGAGACACCTCATCAATCATGTAACCTTGTCTGGTCCATGCAAATCTAGCATCATGTTAATG ATCGAAGGAACTTTGATGGCTCCTCCAAAGGGGTCACATTGGAGCAAGAAGACCAACAGGCACTGGATTATGTTCAATGATGTCGACGGACTAACCATCGCAGGTGGCGGGACCATCGATGGAAATGGCAAGATTTGGTGGCAAAATTCATGTAAAACTAATTCAAGACCT CCATGCAAACAAGCTCCAACGGCCCTGACATTCTACTCCTGCAAAAACCTCAAACTGGAAAACTTGAAGCTAGTGAATAGCCAGCAAATCCACATGTCAGTAGAGGATTGCAGCCACGTCAAAATAGCCCGCCTGTCAATCACAGCACCAGGCACCAGCCCGAACACCGATGGCATCCACATCACCCGCAGCAAGCATGTTCAAGTCAGAGACTGCACCATCAAGACCGGAGACGACTGCATGTCCATCGAGGACGGGACCGAGAACCTCCATGCCAGCAACATCGTGTGCGGACCGGGGCACGGGATCAGCATCGGCAGCCTAGGCGACCGCGGCTCCAGAGCTCATGTCGTCAACGTCACGGTGGACACGGCGTGGCTATATGGCACGGCGAACGGAGCTCGCATCAAGACGTGGCAAGGGGGCAGGGGCTACGCGAAGAACATCGTCTTCGAGAACATGGTCATGGGTGATGTCCGGAACCCGATCGTCATCGACCAAAACTACTGCGATTCAGCCACACCATGCAGGAAACAG AAATCAGCAGTAGAGGTGAGCAATGTTCTGTTCAAGAACATCAGAGGCACAAGTGCATCAAAAGAAGCCATTAAGCTGAGATGCAGCACAAGTGTGCCTTGCCACGGCATAACATTGGAGAACGTCAAGCTGACTCTCAAGGGAGGCGATGGTGTTGCCAAGAGCACCTGTGAGAATGCAAAATGGAGGAAATCGGGGACTGTCACTCCACAGCCATGTACTATAGGCAATTGA
- the LOC111256361 gene encoding ethylene-responsive transcription factor 1-like, whose translation MCGGAVVPNVVQPSRRPQVTTGNLLRDSKKSRGTGVGNRKRAREEEDITAFMESEKSVVVSKDEAKHFTAPSGMVARDGLNTTAARTDVPDVMKRKNQFRGIRRRPWGKWAAEFRDPYKGARVWLGTYNSPEEAARAYDAEARRVHGKKAKLNFPYEVPVASEKRLAEPTSVKVAKAGTQKKLIVNNMTNSTVYHLPVVDHSIPEPFMQTQNISLENSAASVQEPLVNSAAFVQEPLVNSFSSSNFSLENDTRNEVDESAFLQGTADAMVPPLTGDASVDLFEWEPYMNFVMGSSDESNNTLLGCDESQDIGSNMNLWNFDDMPMPMNGFPAAVALSISTMDMWFLVGSGDGDRAVWRKRCTVATSVIQGRLEDYIYLQVWAAPVQPLWVMDDGRVALWVTTDSNRWQGCRNYNMGALRMYDPRTGTCTDVADFGSCIKHGVGVYTGNLLQLQRARRMEEV comes from the exons ATGTGTGGCGGTGCTGTGGTCCCCAATGTTGTCCAGCCATCGCGGCGCCCGCAGGTCACAACAGGCAACCTCTTGCGGGATAGCAAGAAGTCGAGGGGCACAGGAGTAGGAAATCGGAAGAGGGCccgcgaggaggaggacatcACTGCCTTCATGGAGTCCGAGAAATCGGTGGTCGTGTCCAAGGATGAGGCCAAGCACTTCACTGCCCCAAGTGGCATGGTCGCCAGAG ATGGATTAAACACAACTGCAGCTCGTACTGATGTCCCTGATGTGATGAAGAGAAAGAACCAATTCAGGGGTATCCGCCGTCGCCCTTGGGGTAAATGGGCTGCTGAATTCAGAGATCCTTATAAAGGTGCTCGTGTGTGGCTCGGTACTTACAACTCTCCTGAAGAAGCTGCCAGAGCTTATGATGCTGAGGCACGCAGGGTTCATGGCAAGAAGGCGAAGCTCAACTTCCCATATGAGGTTCCAGTGGCTTCTGAGAAGCGCCTTGCTGAGCCTACGTCTGTGAAAGTAGCCAAGGCGGGCACTCAAAAGAAGCTGATTGTCAACAACATGACCAACTCAACTGTATATCACCTCCCTGTTGTCGACCACTCCATACCTGAGCCATTCATGCAGACTCAAAACATCAGTCTGGAGAATTCTGCTGCCTCAGTTCAGGAACCTTTGGTGAATTCTGCTGCCTTCGTTCAGGAACCTTTGGTGAATTCCTTCAGTAGCTCAAACTTCAGCCTGGAGAATGACACCAGGAATGAGGTTGATGAGTCTGCATTCCTCCAGGGCACCGCTGATGCTATGGTGCCTCCTCTGACAGGTGATGCTAGTGTTGATCTCTTTGAGTGGGAGCCATATATGAATTTCGTGATGGGCAGTTCAGATGAGTCAAACAACACCTTGTTGGGCTGTGATGAATCCCAAGATATTGGTAGCAACATGAACCTTTGGAACTTTGATGACATGCCCATGCCTA TGAACGGGTTCCCCGCCGCGGTGGCGCTCTCCATCTCTACCATGGACATGTGGTTCCTCGtgggctccggcgacggcgatcgGGCTGTCTGGCGCAAGCGGTGCACGGTTGCGACGTCGGTCATCCAGGGGCGCCTTGAGGACTACATCTACCTGCAGGTGTGGGCAGCTCCAGTGCAGCCATTGTGGGTGATGGACGACGGGAGGGTCGCCTTGTGGGTGACGACCGACAGTAACAGGTGGCAAGGCTGTCGCAATTATAACATGGGTGCGCTTCGGATGTATGATCCGAGGACGGGAACCTGCACGGATGTGGCGGACTTTGGGAGCTGCATAAAACATGGAGTTGGTGTGTACACTGGGAACCTGCTGCAGCTTCAACGAGCTCGCCGAATGGAGGAGGTGTAG